A region of Aquarana catesbeiana isolate 2022-GZ linkage group LG08, ASM4218655v1, whole genome shotgun sequence DNA encodes the following proteins:
- the LOC141104888 gene encoding uncharacterized protein has protein sequence MEGPLLSEEKSLLHSKVSKAGDLLHLHVFTHHPPTQVKEELLVSDEGPLEEPDVPTQCPSALVSQEALLEEEFTEGDVVCFKWNVVGPKRKPRQILPKPGHRAVKGKQFSCTECGKCLRSNADLIQHNRVHSGEKPFQCSECGKLFSKQSSLSIHHRIHTGQKPYSCSVCGKCFTSRSELTKHSRSHTGLKPYTCPECGKFFTCSSNLFRHKKIHTGEKQFICSECGKSFLTRSQMVIHQRVHTGEKPYPCSECTKCFVSSSDLAKHQRSHTGLKPHICNECGKSYVSRSVLTRHQKIHRLEKCFFCAECGMGFVRMGKFLSHVKAHHRPRTSSRTPK, from the coding sequence ATGGAGGGTCCTCTCTTATCTGAAGAGAAAAGTCTTCTACACAGCAAGGTCTCGAAGGCTGGAGATCTCCTACACCTCCATGTCTTTACACACCATCCACCTACTCAGGTTAAGGAGGAACTCTTAGTTTCTGATGAAGGACCTCTAGAAGAACCTGATGTTCCCACACAATGTCCATCGGCTCTTGTTTCTCAGGAGGCCTTATTGGAAGAAGAATTCACGGAAGGAGACGTGGTTTGCTTCAAGTGGAACGTTGTTGGTCCAAAAAGAAAGCCGAGGCAGATCCTCCCGAAACCCGGTCACAGAGCGGTGAAAGGAAAGCAGTTTTCCTGCaccgagtgcgggaagtgtttgcGGAGTAATGCAGATCTTATTCAGCACAACCGGGTTCACTCGGGGGAGAAACCTTTCCAATGCTCGGAGTGCGGGAAACTTTTTAGCAAACAATCCAGCCTCTCCATACACCACAGGATCCACACGGGCCAGAAGCCGTATTCATGCTCCGTGTGCGGGAAGTGCTTCACCAGCAGGTCCGAGCTGACCAAACACAGCAGGTCCCACACCGGACTCAAGCCGTACACGTGCCCCGAGTGTGGGAAATTCTTCACCTGCAGCTCCAACCTCTTCCGCCACAAGAAGATCCATACGGGTGAGAAGCAGTTCATCTGCTCCGAGTGCGGGAAGAGCTTCCTGACCCGCTCACAGATGGTCATCCATCAGAGGGtccacaccggggagaagccgtaCCCATGTTCTGAATGCACCAAGTGCTTCGTCAGCAGCTCCGACCTGGCCAAGCACCAGAGGAGCCACACTGGACTGAAGCCGCACATCTGCAACGAATGCGGCAAAAGTTACGTCAGCCGCTCCGTCCTCACCCGGCACCAGAAGATTCACCGGCTGGAGAAATGCTTCTTCTGTGCCGAGTGTGGGATGGGTTTTGTGAGGATGGGGAAGTTCTTGTCCCACGTCAAAGCCCACCACCGGCCTCGGACTTCCTCCAGGACTCCAAAATGA